The Raphanus sativus cultivar WK10039 chromosome 2, ASM80110v3, whole genome shotgun sequence genome includes a region encoding these proteins:
- the LOC108833590 gene encoding uncharacterized protein LOC108833590 produces the protein MEIEVSSSRTHDTVDLDSIRVKRKTLQNLLDDCQRALELLNLADTASPAGGDKTETVGSSSEREEELPSSDSGDPEADKFYDLIKSRVECHGFREKIELAQVSLLQDLAEEGSCWDVVSKDDLWGEGSLGQTEDDDYVLVREEDIADGIACFMATYLSSLKQTKDISPDQLQKALSTMFSVKKRKGKLRKAWEGSKVIYNVASWSATAIGIYQNPMILSIASKAFWVSCKAISKLV, from the exons ATGGAAATCGAGGTCTCGAGCTCGAGGACTCACGATACCGTCGATTTGGATAGCATTCGTGTAAAGCGGAAGACGTTGCAGAATCTGCTCGACGATTGCCAGAGAGCTCTCGAGCTGCTCAATCTCGCCGATACTGCTTCTCCCGCCGGCGGAGATAAAACCGAAACCGTTGGCTCATCGTCGGAGAGGGAGGAGGAGCTTCCTTCTTCCGATTCAGGAGATCCCGAAGCCGATAAA TTCTATGATCTCATCAAGTCCAGAGTTGAATGTCATGGCTTTCGGGAGAAGATTGAGCTAGCTCAAGTTTCGCTTCTCCAAGATCTTGCTG AAGAAGGTAGCTGTTGGGATGTAGTTAGTAAAGATGATTTATGGGGTGAGGGGAGTTTGGGTCAAACGGAAGATGATGATTATGTTCTTGTTAGGGAAGAGGATATAGCTGACGGTATCGCTTGTTTCATGGCTACTTATTTATCTTCCCTTAAGCAGACTAAG GATATATCACCTGATCAGCTTCAGAAAG CACTTAGCACGATGTTTTCAGTGAAGAAGCGAAAGGGGAAGCTTCGTAAAGCATGGGAAGGAAGTAAAGTTATTTACAACGTTGCTTCTTGGAGCGCTACTGCCATAGG CATATATCAAAACCCGATGATCCTGAGTATTGCATCCAAAGCCTTCTGGGTCTCTTGCAAGGCCATATCAAAGCTTGTCTGA
- the LOC108842849 gene encoding rho GTPase-activating protein REN1 isoform X1, which produces MAPTKNSESSPQVQPPPKQQQNQQQQNNYPLHEQDLETLGDTCSIPQPGSADSRSHGGNTVFKTGPLSISSKGLGWTSWKKRWFILTRTSLVFFRSDPSAVQQRGGEVNLTLGGIDLNNSGSVVVKADKKLLTVLFPDGRDGRAFTLKADTMEDLQEWKVALESALTQAPNASHVMGQNGIFTNDHADAPVSVEEQKVETPTRSTVIGRPVLLALEDVDGSPSFLEKALRFVEDHGINVEGILRQAADVDDVEHRIREYEQGKNEFTPTEDAHVIADCLKYVLRELPSSPVPASCCNALLEACRTDRGNRVNAMREAICESFPEPNRRLLQRILTMMQVVASNKNVNRMNTNAVAACMAPLLLRPLLAGDCEIENDFDVGGDGSMQLLQAAAAANHAQAIVITLLEEYASIFGEGSLSPGLYSDSEESGSGTDEGTDDEEYDDDDDEYDGTQGSDDYTDEEEDLKNESNGLYSESAASEDNHVDDIDHDDHKARSYTKINDNLSSESKTPKGTTERQLTKKLSSGSNRSSLPRHDDAKKDESILVKGADNAEVKAVVEDSTTEDKSLSTSDLASAIKKPSTLSSPPGGSNKRWGRTPGKKNLPMESIDFAAEVEVDEDDADIERLESTKSELQNSISEEVKNNAALQASLERRKKALYVRREALEKDVGRLQEQLQQERNKKSALEAGLKMSKGNQPILEITDEKLKKDLQDVAQAEADIANLEHKVDDLENRLSQQDVKASGSTHGASKESRKTPEHNTKIKEKQKDTEAASTHVSERSSLKIRNILQVEQGSARENEIEKQKDPRSKSSQQETSRGSSKLAGMSKRSGRKGEGNTTTSALSKLSIRLNFLKERRSQIASELSNMDNGKSTGQPSPSSVQNQSLQETERETGSNQNQSQEWQSSKLHSQHVLDRGRSENGGERGRGGSGGNQPSTTPRTFSR; this is translated from the exons ATGGCTCCTACCAAAAACTCAGAATCTTCTCCACAGGTGCAGCCACCACCAAAACAACAACAGAATCAACAGCAGCAGAATAACTATCCTCTTCATGAACAAGACCTGGAGACTCTT GGTGACACCTGCAGCATTCCACAGCCTGGAAGCGCAGACTCGCGTTCCCATGGTGGCAACACG GTATTCAAGACTGGACCGCTTTCTATTTCATCCAAAG GGCTTGGGTGGACATCTTGGAAGAAAAGATGGTTTATCTTGACGCGTACTTCTCTTGTTTTCTTTCGGAGTGATCCG AGCGCAGTCCAACAGAGGGGCGGTGAGGTTAATTTAACCCTTGGGGGAATTGATCTCAACAATTCAGGCAG tgtGGTTGTGAAGGCAGATAAAAAGCTGTTGACTGTTCTCTTCCCTGATGGTCGTGATGGACGCGCCTTTACACTCAAG GCCGACACTATGGAGGATCTACAGGAGTGGAAAGTTGCTTTAGAAAGCGCTTTGACTCAAGCACCTAATGCTTCTCATGTTATGGGTCAAAATGGTATCTTCACAAATGATCATGCAGATGCCCCTGTCAGTGTTGAAGAACAGA AAGTTGAAACACCAACAAGATCAACTGTCATCGGAAGACCAGTTTTACTTGCGCTAGAAGATGTTGATGGATCCCCATCTTTCTTGGAAAAGGCCCTTAGATTTGTTGAAGATCATG GAATCAATGTAGAAGGAATCTTGAGACAAGCTGCTGATGTTGATGATGTTGAACATCGGATTCGTGAATATGAGCAAG GGAAAAATGAGTTCACTCCCACGGAGGATGCTCATGTTATTGCTGATTGTCTTAAG TATGTTCTCAGAGAGTTGCCTTCCTCTCCGGTGCCTGCATCTTGTTGCAACGCCCTTCTGGAAGCTTGCC GCACTGACCGTGGCAATAGAGTCAATGCTATGCGGGAAGCAATTTGTGAATCATTCCCTGAACCAAATCGACGCCTTTTGCAAAG AATCCTGACGATGATGCAAGTAGTGGCCTCTAACAAAAATGTGAACCGGATGAACACGAATGCTGTTGCAGCGTGTATGGCACCTTTACTTCTTCGACCTCTTCTCGCTGGCGACTGTGAAATTGAAAATGATTTTGATGTCGGCGGTGATGGTTCTATGCAACTCCTGCAAGCAGCGGCCGCAGCGAATCATGCCCAGGCTATAGTGATAACACTGTTAGAAGAATATGCCAGCATATTTGGA GAAGGTTCCTTATCGCCTGGCTTGTACTCTGACTCAGAAGAGAGTGGTAGTGGAACGGATGAGGGAACAGATGATGAAGAGTATGACGATGACGACGATGAATATGATGGCACACAGGGATCTGATGACTacacagatgaggaagaggaccttaaaaatgaatcaaacgGATTATACAGTGAGAGTGCCGCCTCGGAGGACAATCATGTGGATGACATTGATCATGATGACCATAAGGCACGGTCATATACTAAG ATAAATGATAATTTAAGCTCTGAATCCAAAACCCCAAAAGGAACTACGGAGCGCCAACTTACTAAGAAGCTATCATCTGGCTCTAACCGATCTTCACTACCAAGGCATGATGATGCAAAAAAGGATGAAAGTATCCTGGTTAAAGGTGCTGATAATGCAGAGGTAAAGGCTGTTGTAGAGGACTCAACAACTGAAGATAAAAGCTTATCAACATCAGATTTGGCATCTGCCATTAAGAAACCTTCTACATTATCCAGTCCACCAGGTGGAAGTAATAAGCGCTGGGGCCGTACCCCT GGGAAGAAAAACCTTCCGATGGAGTCTATTGATTTTGCAGCGGAGGTGGAGGTGGACGAGGACGA TGCTGACATTGAAAGACTTGAGTCAACCAAATCGGAGCTACAAAACAGTATTTCAGAGGAG GTTAAAAACAATGCAGCTCTACAGGCTAGTTTGGAGCGACGGAAGAAAGCTTTATACGTGCGGCGTGAAGCACTAGAAAAAGAT GTGGGAAGACTACAAGAACAGTTGCAGCAAGAGAGAAATAAGAAATCTGCTTTAGAAGCAGGACTGAAGATGTCAAAAGGGAATCAACCTATTCTAGAAATAACAGATGAAAAG TTGAAGAAAGATCTGCAAGACGTAGCTCAGGCGGAGGCTGATATTGCCAACTTGGAACACAAGGTTGATGATCTTGAAAATAGACTTAGTCAACAGGACGTAAAAGCCTCTGGTTCAACTCATGGTGCTAGCAAAGAATCTCGGAAAACTCCAGAGCACAATACAAAAAT AAAGGAGAAACAAAAGGATACTGAAGCAGCTTCTACTCACGTATCCGAAAGGTCATCGCTCAAG ATCCGTAACATTTTGCAGGTTGAACAAGGGTCTGCAAGAGAAAATGAGATAGAGAAGCAAAAAGATCCACGGAGCAAAAGCTCGCAACAAGAAACGTCACGTGGCAGCTCAAAGCTTGCGGGCATGTCAAAGAGGTCTGGCAGAAAGGGAGAG GGAAACACAACAACTTCTGCACTTTCCAAATTGTCAATTCGACTCAACTTCCTAAAGGAGAGACGAAGTCAGATCGCGAGCGAGCTCTCAAACATGGACAATGGAAAAAGCACAGGGCAACCCAGTCCGTCCTCGGTGCAAAACCAAAGTTTGCAGGAAACTGAAAGAGAAACAGGATCAAACCAGAACCAGAGCCAGGAGTGGCAGAGCAGCAAACTCCATAGCCAGCATGTTCTTGACAGAGGAAGATCTGAGAACGGAGGAGAGAGAGGCAGAGGAGGATCTGGAGGAAACCAACCCAGCACAACACCAAGGACCTTCTCCAGATAA
- the LOC108842849 gene encoding rho GTPase-activating protein REN1 isoform X2: MAPTKNSESSPQVQPPPKQQQNQQQQNNYPLHEQDLETLGDTCSIPQPGSADSRSHGGNTVFKTGPLSISSKGLGWTSWKKRWFILTRTSLVFFRSDPSAVQQRGGEVNLTLGGIDLNNSGSVVVKADKKLLTVLFPDGRDGRAFTLKADTMEDLQEWKVALESALTQAPNASHVMGQNGIFTNDHADAPVSVEEQKVETPTRSTVIGRPVLLALEDVDGSPSFLEKALRFVEDHGINVEGILRQAADVDDVEHRIREYEQGKNEFTPTEDAHVIADCLKYVLRELPSSPVPASCCNALLEACRTDRGNRVNAMREAICESFPEPNRRLLQRILTMMQVVASNKNVNRMNTNAVAACMAPLLLRPLLAGDCEIENDFDVGGDGSMQLLQAAAAANHAQAIVITLLEEYASIFGEGSLSPGLYSDSEESGSGTDEGTDDEEYDDDDDEYDGTQGSDDYTDEEEDLKNESNGLYSESAASEDNHVDDIDHDDHKARSYTKINDNLSSESKTPKGTTERQLTKKLSSGSNRSSLPRHDDAKKDESILVKGADNAEVKAVVEDSTTEDKSLSTSDLASAIKKPSTLSSPPGGSNKRWGRTPGKKNLPMESIDFAAEVEVDEDDADIERLESTKSELQNSISEEVKNNAALQASLERRKKALYVRREALEKDVGRLQEQLQQERNKKSALEAGLKMSKGNQPILEITDEKLKKDLQDVAQAEADIANLEHKVDDLENRLSQQDVKASGSTHGASKESRKTPEHNTKIKEKQKDTEAASTHVSERSSLKVEQGSARENEIEKQKDPRSKSSQQETSRGSSKLAGMSKRSGRKGEGNTTTSALSKLSIRLNFLKERRSQIASELSNMDNGKSTGQPSPSSVQNQSLQETERETGSNQNQSQEWQSSKLHSQHVLDRGRSENGGERGRGGSGGNQPSTTPRTFSR, encoded by the exons ATGGCTCCTACCAAAAACTCAGAATCTTCTCCACAGGTGCAGCCACCACCAAAACAACAACAGAATCAACAGCAGCAGAATAACTATCCTCTTCATGAACAAGACCTGGAGACTCTT GGTGACACCTGCAGCATTCCACAGCCTGGAAGCGCAGACTCGCGTTCCCATGGTGGCAACACG GTATTCAAGACTGGACCGCTTTCTATTTCATCCAAAG GGCTTGGGTGGACATCTTGGAAGAAAAGATGGTTTATCTTGACGCGTACTTCTCTTGTTTTCTTTCGGAGTGATCCG AGCGCAGTCCAACAGAGGGGCGGTGAGGTTAATTTAACCCTTGGGGGAATTGATCTCAACAATTCAGGCAG tgtGGTTGTGAAGGCAGATAAAAAGCTGTTGACTGTTCTCTTCCCTGATGGTCGTGATGGACGCGCCTTTACACTCAAG GCCGACACTATGGAGGATCTACAGGAGTGGAAAGTTGCTTTAGAAAGCGCTTTGACTCAAGCACCTAATGCTTCTCATGTTATGGGTCAAAATGGTATCTTCACAAATGATCATGCAGATGCCCCTGTCAGTGTTGAAGAACAGA AAGTTGAAACACCAACAAGATCAACTGTCATCGGAAGACCAGTTTTACTTGCGCTAGAAGATGTTGATGGATCCCCATCTTTCTTGGAAAAGGCCCTTAGATTTGTTGAAGATCATG GAATCAATGTAGAAGGAATCTTGAGACAAGCTGCTGATGTTGATGATGTTGAACATCGGATTCGTGAATATGAGCAAG GGAAAAATGAGTTCACTCCCACGGAGGATGCTCATGTTATTGCTGATTGTCTTAAG TATGTTCTCAGAGAGTTGCCTTCCTCTCCGGTGCCTGCATCTTGTTGCAACGCCCTTCTGGAAGCTTGCC GCACTGACCGTGGCAATAGAGTCAATGCTATGCGGGAAGCAATTTGTGAATCATTCCCTGAACCAAATCGACGCCTTTTGCAAAG AATCCTGACGATGATGCAAGTAGTGGCCTCTAACAAAAATGTGAACCGGATGAACACGAATGCTGTTGCAGCGTGTATGGCACCTTTACTTCTTCGACCTCTTCTCGCTGGCGACTGTGAAATTGAAAATGATTTTGATGTCGGCGGTGATGGTTCTATGCAACTCCTGCAAGCAGCGGCCGCAGCGAATCATGCCCAGGCTATAGTGATAACACTGTTAGAAGAATATGCCAGCATATTTGGA GAAGGTTCCTTATCGCCTGGCTTGTACTCTGACTCAGAAGAGAGTGGTAGTGGAACGGATGAGGGAACAGATGATGAAGAGTATGACGATGACGACGATGAATATGATGGCACACAGGGATCTGATGACTacacagatgaggaagaggaccttaaaaatgaatcaaacgGATTATACAGTGAGAGTGCCGCCTCGGAGGACAATCATGTGGATGACATTGATCATGATGACCATAAGGCACGGTCATATACTAAG ATAAATGATAATTTAAGCTCTGAATCCAAAACCCCAAAAGGAACTACGGAGCGCCAACTTACTAAGAAGCTATCATCTGGCTCTAACCGATCTTCACTACCAAGGCATGATGATGCAAAAAAGGATGAAAGTATCCTGGTTAAAGGTGCTGATAATGCAGAGGTAAAGGCTGTTGTAGAGGACTCAACAACTGAAGATAAAAGCTTATCAACATCAGATTTGGCATCTGCCATTAAGAAACCTTCTACATTATCCAGTCCACCAGGTGGAAGTAATAAGCGCTGGGGCCGTACCCCT GGGAAGAAAAACCTTCCGATGGAGTCTATTGATTTTGCAGCGGAGGTGGAGGTGGACGAGGACGA TGCTGACATTGAAAGACTTGAGTCAACCAAATCGGAGCTACAAAACAGTATTTCAGAGGAG GTTAAAAACAATGCAGCTCTACAGGCTAGTTTGGAGCGACGGAAGAAAGCTTTATACGTGCGGCGTGAAGCACTAGAAAAAGAT GTGGGAAGACTACAAGAACAGTTGCAGCAAGAGAGAAATAAGAAATCTGCTTTAGAAGCAGGACTGAAGATGTCAAAAGGGAATCAACCTATTCTAGAAATAACAGATGAAAAG TTGAAGAAAGATCTGCAAGACGTAGCTCAGGCGGAGGCTGATATTGCCAACTTGGAACACAAGGTTGATGATCTTGAAAATAGACTTAGTCAACAGGACGTAAAAGCCTCTGGTTCAACTCATGGTGCTAGCAAAGAATCTCGGAAAACTCCAGAGCACAATACAAAAAT AAAGGAGAAACAAAAGGATACTGAAGCAGCTTCTACTCACGTATCCGAAAGGTCATCGCTCAAG GTTGAACAAGGGTCTGCAAGAGAAAATGAGATAGAGAAGCAAAAAGATCCACGGAGCAAAAGCTCGCAACAAGAAACGTCACGTGGCAGCTCAAAGCTTGCGGGCATGTCAAAGAGGTCTGGCAGAAAGGGAGAG GGAAACACAACAACTTCTGCACTTTCCAAATTGTCAATTCGACTCAACTTCCTAAAGGAGAGACGAAGTCAGATCGCGAGCGAGCTCTCAAACATGGACAATGGAAAAAGCACAGGGCAACCCAGTCCGTCCTCGGTGCAAAACCAAAGTTTGCAGGAAACTGAAAGAGAAACAGGATCAAACCAGAACCAGAGCCAGGAGTGGCAGAGCAGCAAACTCCATAGCCAGCATGTTCTTGACAGAGGAAGATCTGAGAACGGAGGAGAGAGAGGCAGAGGAGGATCTGGAGGAAACCAACCCAGCACAACACCAAGGACCTTCTCCAGATAA
- the LOC108842849 gene encoding rho GTPase-activating protein REN1 isoform X4: MAPTKNSESSPQVQPPPKQQQNQQQQNNYPLHEQDLETLGDTCSIPQPGSADSRSHGGNTVFKTGPLSISSKGLGWTSWKKRWFILTRTSLVFFRSDPSAVQQRGGEVNLTLGGIDLNNSGSVVVKADKKLLTVLFPDGRDGRAFTLKADTMEDLQEWKVALESALTQAPNASHVMGQNGIFTNDHADAPVSVEEQKVETPTRSTVIGRPVLLALEDVDGSPSFLEKALRFVEDHGINVEGILRQAADVDDVEHRIREYEQGKNEFTPTEDAHVIADCLKYVLRELPSSPVPASCCNALLEACRTDRGNRVNAMREAICESFPEPNRRLLQRILTMMQVVASNKNVNRMNTNAVAACMAPLLLRPLLAGDCEIENDFDVGGDGSMQLLQAAAAANHAQAIVITLLEEYASIFGEGSLSPGLYSDSEESGSGTDEGTDDEEYDDDDDEYDGTQGSDDYTDEEEDLKNESNGLYSESAASEDNHVDDIDHDDHKARSYTKINDNLSSESKTPKGTTERQLTKKLSSGSNRSSLPRHDDAKKDESILVKGADNAEVKAVVEDSTTEDKSLSTSDLASAIKKPSTLSSPPGGSNKRWGRTPGKKNLPMESIDFAAEVEVDEDDADIERLESTKSELQNSISEEVKNNAALQASLERRKKALYVRREALEKDVGRLQEQLQQERNKKSALEAGLKMSKGNQPILEITDEKTCFHS; encoded by the exons ATGGCTCCTACCAAAAACTCAGAATCTTCTCCACAGGTGCAGCCACCACCAAAACAACAACAGAATCAACAGCAGCAGAATAACTATCCTCTTCATGAACAAGACCTGGAGACTCTT GGTGACACCTGCAGCATTCCACAGCCTGGAAGCGCAGACTCGCGTTCCCATGGTGGCAACACG GTATTCAAGACTGGACCGCTTTCTATTTCATCCAAAG GGCTTGGGTGGACATCTTGGAAGAAAAGATGGTTTATCTTGACGCGTACTTCTCTTGTTTTCTTTCGGAGTGATCCG AGCGCAGTCCAACAGAGGGGCGGTGAGGTTAATTTAACCCTTGGGGGAATTGATCTCAACAATTCAGGCAG tgtGGTTGTGAAGGCAGATAAAAAGCTGTTGACTGTTCTCTTCCCTGATGGTCGTGATGGACGCGCCTTTACACTCAAG GCCGACACTATGGAGGATCTACAGGAGTGGAAAGTTGCTTTAGAAAGCGCTTTGACTCAAGCACCTAATGCTTCTCATGTTATGGGTCAAAATGGTATCTTCACAAATGATCATGCAGATGCCCCTGTCAGTGTTGAAGAACAGA AAGTTGAAACACCAACAAGATCAACTGTCATCGGAAGACCAGTTTTACTTGCGCTAGAAGATGTTGATGGATCCCCATCTTTCTTGGAAAAGGCCCTTAGATTTGTTGAAGATCATG GAATCAATGTAGAAGGAATCTTGAGACAAGCTGCTGATGTTGATGATGTTGAACATCGGATTCGTGAATATGAGCAAG GGAAAAATGAGTTCACTCCCACGGAGGATGCTCATGTTATTGCTGATTGTCTTAAG TATGTTCTCAGAGAGTTGCCTTCCTCTCCGGTGCCTGCATCTTGTTGCAACGCCCTTCTGGAAGCTTGCC GCACTGACCGTGGCAATAGAGTCAATGCTATGCGGGAAGCAATTTGTGAATCATTCCCTGAACCAAATCGACGCCTTTTGCAAAG AATCCTGACGATGATGCAAGTAGTGGCCTCTAACAAAAATGTGAACCGGATGAACACGAATGCTGTTGCAGCGTGTATGGCACCTTTACTTCTTCGACCTCTTCTCGCTGGCGACTGTGAAATTGAAAATGATTTTGATGTCGGCGGTGATGGTTCTATGCAACTCCTGCAAGCAGCGGCCGCAGCGAATCATGCCCAGGCTATAGTGATAACACTGTTAGAAGAATATGCCAGCATATTTGGA GAAGGTTCCTTATCGCCTGGCTTGTACTCTGACTCAGAAGAGAGTGGTAGTGGAACGGATGAGGGAACAGATGATGAAGAGTATGACGATGACGACGATGAATATGATGGCACACAGGGATCTGATGACTacacagatgaggaagaggaccttaaaaatgaatcaaacgGATTATACAGTGAGAGTGCCGCCTCGGAGGACAATCATGTGGATGACATTGATCATGATGACCATAAGGCACGGTCATATACTAAG ATAAATGATAATTTAAGCTCTGAATCCAAAACCCCAAAAGGAACTACGGAGCGCCAACTTACTAAGAAGCTATCATCTGGCTCTAACCGATCTTCACTACCAAGGCATGATGATGCAAAAAAGGATGAAAGTATCCTGGTTAAAGGTGCTGATAATGCAGAGGTAAAGGCTGTTGTAGAGGACTCAACAACTGAAGATAAAAGCTTATCAACATCAGATTTGGCATCTGCCATTAAGAAACCTTCTACATTATCCAGTCCACCAGGTGGAAGTAATAAGCGCTGGGGCCGTACCCCT GGGAAGAAAAACCTTCCGATGGAGTCTATTGATTTTGCAGCGGAGGTGGAGGTGGACGAGGACGA TGCTGACATTGAAAGACTTGAGTCAACCAAATCGGAGCTACAAAACAGTATTTCAGAGGAG GTTAAAAACAATGCAGCTCTACAGGCTAGTTTGGAGCGACGGAAGAAAGCTTTATACGTGCGGCGTGAAGCACTAGAAAAAGAT GTGGGAAGACTACAAGAACAGTTGCAGCAAGAGAGAAATAAGAAATCTGCTTTAGAAGCAGGACTGAAGATGTCAAAAGGGAATCAACCTATTCTAGAAATAACAGATGAAAAG ACATGTTTTCACAGTTGA
- the LOC108842849 gene encoding rho GTPase-activating protein REN1 isoform X3 — protein sequence MEDLQEWKVALESALTQAPNASHVMGQNGIFTNDHADAPVSVEEQKVETPTRSTVIGRPVLLALEDVDGSPSFLEKALRFVEDHGINVEGILRQAADVDDVEHRIREYEQGKNEFTPTEDAHVIADCLKYVLRELPSSPVPASCCNALLEACRTDRGNRVNAMREAICESFPEPNRRLLQRILTMMQVVASNKNVNRMNTNAVAACMAPLLLRPLLAGDCEIENDFDVGGDGSMQLLQAAAAANHAQAIVITLLEEYASIFGEGSLSPGLYSDSEESGSGTDEGTDDEEYDDDDDEYDGTQGSDDYTDEEEDLKNESNGLYSESAASEDNHVDDIDHDDHKARSYTKINDNLSSESKTPKGTTERQLTKKLSSGSNRSSLPRHDDAKKDESILVKGADNAEVKAVVEDSTTEDKSLSTSDLASAIKKPSTLSSPPGGSNKRWGRTPGKKNLPMESIDFAAEVEVDEDDADIERLESTKSELQNSISEEVKNNAALQASLERRKKALYVRREALEKDVGRLQEQLQQERNKKSALEAGLKMSKGNQPILEITDEKLKKDLQDVAQAEADIANLEHKVDDLENRLSQQDVKASGSTHGASKESRKTPEHNTKIKEKQKDTEAASTHVSERSSLKIRNILQVEQGSARENEIEKQKDPRSKSSQQETSRGSSKLAGMSKRSGRKGEGNTTTSALSKLSIRLNFLKERRSQIASELSNMDNGKSTGQPSPSSVQNQSLQETERETGSNQNQSQEWQSSKLHSQHVLDRGRSENGGERGRGGSGGNQPSTTPRTFSR from the exons ATGGAGGATCTACAGGAGTGGAAAGTTGCTTTAGAAAGCGCTTTGACTCAAGCACCTAATGCTTCTCATGTTATGGGTCAAAATGGTATCTTCACAAATGATCATGCAGATGCCCCTGTCAGTGTTGAAGAACAGA AAGTTGAAACACCAACAAGATCAACTGTCATCGGAAGACCAGTTTTACTTGCGCTAGAAGATGTTGATGGATCCCCATCTTTCTTGGAAAAGGCCCTTAGATTTGTTGAAGATCATG GAATCAATGTAGAAGGAATCTTGAGACAAGCTGCTGATGTTGATGATGTTGAACATCGGATTCGTGAATATGAGCAAG GGAAAAATGAGTTCACTCCCACGGAGGATGCTCATGTTATTGCTGATTGTCTTAAG TATGTTCTCAGAGAGTTGCCTTCCTCTCCGGTGCCTGCATCTTGTTGCAACGCCCTTCTGGAAGCTTGCC GCACTGACCGTGGCAATAGAGTCAATGCTATGCGGGAAGCAATTTGTGAATCATTCCCTGAACCAAATCGACGCCTTTTGCAAAG AATCCTGACGATGATGCAAGTAGTGGCCTCTAACAAAAATGTGAACCGGATGAACACGAATGCTGTTGCAGCGTGTATGGCACCTTTACTTCTTCGACCTCTTCTCGCTGGCGACTGTGAAATTGAAAATGATTTTGATGTCGGCGGTGATGGTTCTATGCAACTCCTGCAAGCAGCGGCCGCAGCGAATCATGCCCAGGCTATAGTGATAACACTGTTAGAAGAATATGCCAGCATATTTGGA GAAGGTTCCTTATCGCCTGGCTTGTACTCTGACTCAGAAGAGAGTGGTAGTGGAACGGATGAGGGAACAGATGATGAAGAGTATGACGATGACGACGATGAATATGATGGCACACAGGGATCTGATGACTacacagatgaggaagaggaccttaaaaatgaatcaaacgGATTATACAGTGAGAGTGCCGCCTCGGAGGACAATCATGTGGATGACATTGATCATGATGACCATAAGGCACGGTCATATACTAAG ATAAATGATAATTTAAGCTCTGAATCCAAAACCCCAAAAGGAACTACGGAGCGCCAACTTACTAAGAAGCTATCATCTGGCTCTAACCGATCTTCACTACCAAGGCATGATGATGCAAAAAAGGATGAAAGTATCCTGGTTAAAGGTGCTGATAATGCAGAGGTAAAGGCTGTTGTAGAGGACTCAACAACTGAAGATAAAAGCTTATCAACATCAGATTTGGCATCTGCCATTAAGAAACCTTCTACATTATCCAGTCCACCAGGTGGAAGTAATAAGCGCTGGGGCCGTACCCCT GGGAAGAAAAACCTTCCGATGGAGTCTATTGATTTTGCAGCGGAGGTGGAGGTGGACGAGGACGA TGCTGACATTGAAAGACTTGAGTCAACCAAATCGGAGCTACAAAACAGTATTTCAGAGGAG GTTAAAAACAATGCAGCTCTACAGGCTAGTTTGGAGCGACGGAAGAAAGCTTTATACGTGCGGCGTGAAGCACTAGAAAAAGAT GTGGGAAGACTACAAGAACAGTTGCAGCAAGAGAGAAATAAGAAATCTGCTTTAGAAGCAGGACTGAAGATGTCAAAAGGGAATCAACCTATTCTAGAAATAACAGATGAAAAG TTGAAGAAAGATCTGCAAGACGTAGCTCAGGCGGAGGCTGATATTGCCAACTTGGAACACAAGGTTGATGATCTTGAAAATAGACTTAGTCAACAGGACGTAAAAGCCTCTGGTTCAACTCATGGTGCTAGCAAAGAATCTCGGAAAACTCCAGAGCACAATACAAAAAT AAAGGAGAAACAAAAGGATACTGAAGCAGCTTCTACTCACGTATCCGAAAGGTCATCGCTCAAG ATCCGTAACATTTTGCAGGTTGAACAAGGGTCTGCAAGAGAAAATGAGATAGAGAAGCAAAAAGATCCACGGAGCAAAAGCTCGCAACAAGAAACGTCACGTGGCAGCTCAAAGCTTGCGGGCATGTCAAAGAGGTCTGGCAGAAAGGGAGAG GGAAACACAACAACTTCTGCACTTTCCAAATTGTCAATTCGACTCAACTTCCTAAAGGAGAGACGAAGTCAGATCGCGAGCGAGCTCTCAAACATGGACAATGGAAAAAGCACAGGGCAACCCAGTCCGTCCTCGGTGCAAAACCAAAGTTTGCAGGAAACTGAAAGAGAAACAGGATCAAACCAGAACCAGAGCCAGGAGTGGCAGAGCAGCAAACTCCATAGCCAGCATGTTCTTGACAGAGGAAGATCTGAGAACGGAGGAGAGAGAGGCAGAGGAGGATCTGGAGGAAACCAACCCAGCACAACACCAAGGACCTTCTCCAGATAA